Proteins from a genomic interval of Leifsonia shinshuensis:
- a CDS encoding glycoside hydrolase family 13 protein — MTDVTLLPTAVPPRTTAEEDPWWRSAVVYQVYPQSFADADGDGIGDLRGISQHLDHLEELGVDVIWLSPIYASPGDDNGYDISDYQQIDPIYGTLDDFDQLLADIHSRGMKLVMDLVVNHTSDEHPWFVESASGPDSPKRDWYWWRAPREGFAGGEPGAEPNNWGSFFSGSAWQYDQSSGEYFLHLFSRKQPDLNWENPEVRGAVYDMMNWWLDRGVDGFRMDVVNLLSKVPSLPDGVVAPGALYGDGFPFYAQGPRIHEFLQEMHERVFGHREGAFLTVGEMPGVTVEDAQLFTDPSRREVDMVFQFEHVGLDHGPGGKWDPRSASVRDLKESFARWQDGLAEAGWNSLYWNNHDQPRVVSRFGDDGEHWRESATALATVLHLQRGTPYIYQGEEIGMTNMPFADITGFRDIESLNHYAEAVQLRGVAPDAVLAALRIMSRDNARTPFQWAAEPNAGFTTAEPWIPVNPNFDRINADAQRRDPKSVFAYYQALVALRHSERAISHGSFQLLLREHPTVFAYLRTLEARQVLVLANLVGTAATYELPEAEAWEDAEPVLGNIGANVPRVDGRLGPWEAQVFVRDAR, encoded by the coding sequence ATGACCGACGTCACGCTCCTGCCGACCGCGGTTCCGCCGCGCACGACGGCCGAGGAAGATCCGTGGTGGCGCTCTGCCGTCGTCTACCAGGTGTACCCGCAGAGTTTTGCGGATGCGGACGGCGACGGCATCGGCGACCTGCGGGGCATCTCCCAGCACCTCGACCACCTGGAGGAGCTTGGTGTCGACGTGATCTGGCTGTCGCCGATCTACGCCTCGCCGGGCGACGACAACGGCTACGACATCAGCGACTACCAGCAGATCGACCCGATCTATGGAACTCTCGACGATTTCGACCAGCTGCTGGCGGACATCCATTCGCGGGGCATGAAGCTCGTCATGGATCTGGTCGTGAACCACACGTCGGATGAGCATCCGTGGTTCGTCGAATCGGCGTCCGGGCCCGACAGCCCCAAGCGCGACTGGTACTGGTGGCGTGCACCCCGGGAGGGCTTCGCCGGTGGCGAGCCGGGGGCGGAGCCCAACAACTGGGGGTCGTTCTTCTCGGGATCCGCGTGGCAGTACGACCAGTCGTCGGGCGAATACTTCCTGCACCTGTTCTCGCGCAAGCAGCCGGACCTGAACTGGGAGAACCCGGAGGTCCGGGGTGCTGTGTACGACATGATGAACTGGTGGCTCGATCGGGGGGTCGACGGCTTCCGGATGGACGTCGTCAACCTCCTCTCGAAGGTGCCGTCGCTGCCGGATGGCGTCGTCGCACCCGGCGCCCTCTACGGCGACGGCTTCCCCTTCTATGCCCAGGGTCCGCGCATCCACGAGTTCTTGCAGGAGATGCACGAGCGCGTCTTCGGGCACCGCGAGGGCGCCTTCCTGACCGTCGGTGAGATGCCGGGCGTCACGGTCGAGGATGCGCAACTGTTCACGGATCCGTCGCGCCGGGAAGTGGACATGGTCTTCCAGTTCGAGCACGTCGGCCTGGACCACGGACCGGGCGGCAAATGGGACCCGCGTTCCGCTAGCGTCCGCGATCTCAAAGAGTCGTTCGCCCGGTGGCAGGACGGCCTGGCGGAGGCCGGCTGGAACAGCCTGTACTGGAACAACCACGACCAGCCGCGCGTCGTGAGCCGATTCGGGGACGACGGCGAACACTGGCGTGAATCTGCAACCGCCCTGGCGACCGTCCTCCACCTCCAACGCGGCACTCCGTACATCTATCAAGGCGAGGAGATCGGCATGACCAACATGCCGTTCGCCGACATCACCGGATTCCGCGACATCGAATCGCTCAACCACTACGCCGAGGCCGTGCAGCTGCGCGGCGTCGCTCCGGATGCGGTCCTCGCCGCCCTGCGCATCATGAGCCGCGACAACGCGCGCACACCATTCCAATGGGCGGCTGAGCCGAACGCCGGTTTCACGACGGCCGAGCCGTGGATCCCGGTGAACCCGAACTTCGACCGGATCAACGCGGATGCTCAGCGACGCGATCCCAAGTCGGTATTCGCGTATTACCAGGCTCTCGTCGCGCTCCGACACTCCGAACGTGCCATCTCGCACGGCAGCTTCCAGCTCCTACTGCGGGAGCATCCCACCGTGTTCGCGTATTTGCGGACTCTGGAGGCGCGGCAGGTTCTCGTGCTTGCGAATCTCGTCGGCACAGCGGCGACGTATGAACTGCCGGAGGCCGAGGCGTGGGAAGATGCGGAGCCCGTGCTCGGGAACATCGGGGCGAACGTGCCGCGAGTGGATGGGCGCCTGGGGCCGTGGGAGGCTCAGGTGTTCGTCCGGGACGCTCGGTAG
- a CDS encoding glycoside hydrolase family 66 protein, with translation MSETIVRTELLPERSSFKAGEDVRVELCGASSPGTLTLWHLGVEAGSWETEGAGYLSLGSLAPGGYGVEWTDGASITRTAVEVTEDPGARIRYGFTVDYSPGRDPRGLADTVRRLHLTDVQFYDWAYRHAELLGGGEEYEDALGQPVALGTVRRLADAVRAAGARALGYAAVYAVGPQEWDQWKDWALLDATGSPYALGDFLFIVDPAAVSWLSHFREELAASIATVGFDGFHLDQYGYPKHARRADGLVVDVGSSFEALIAGVRDRLPEAHLVFNNVNDFPTWVTGASPQDAVYVEVWDPHVTLGALAAVATRARAAGEGKPVAIAAYQHVYDSVPADAADRATAFTMATLFSHGATQLLAGEADRILVDPYYVRNHTVEPSTAELLRRWYDFMVEHDELLFDPRIVDVTGSYAGPYNDDIDVSYAATPVSGEPVAGAVWRRVTSTPRGLVVQLINLAGQPDTLWDGPKEAPVAIGEGVLRIRSVAGSSPRVRVADPDLSPRLVEVPVAAGTTHATVTLPVPGTWQLVLIDLDPNGME, from the coding sequence ATGAGCGAGACGATCGTGCGCACCGAGTTGCTGCCGGAGCGCTCCTCGTTCAAGGCGGGCGAGGATGTCCGCGTGGAACTGTGCGGAGCTTCCAGCCCGGGCACGCTGACGCTGTGGCACCTGGGCGTCGAGGCGGGGAGCTGGGAGACCGAGGGCGCCGGCTATCTCTCGCTCGGCTCGCTCGCTCCCGGCGGGTACGGGGTCGAGTGGACGGATGGCGCATCCATCACGAGAACCGCGGTCGAAGTGACCGAAGACCCAGGCGCGCGTATCCGCTACGGCTTCACCGTGGACTACTCGCCCGGGCGGGATCCACGGGGGCTCGCCGACACTGTCCGCCGCCTCCACCTCACCGACGTGCAGTTCTACGACTGGGCCTATCGCCACGCCGAGCTGCTCGGCGGTGGCGAGGAGTACGAGGATGCGCTCGGCCAGCCCGTCGCCCTGGGGACCGTCCGCCGCCTCGCCGACGCCGTGCGCGCGGCCGGAGCTCGCGCGCTCGGCTATGCCGCCGTTTACGCCGTCGGCCCGCAGGAGTGGGACCAGTGGAAGGACTGGGCGCTCCTCGACGCCACGGGCTCGCCGTACGCCCTCGGCGACTTCCTGTTCATCGTCGATCCGGCGGCCGTGTCGTGGCTTTCGCACTTCCGTGAGGAGCTCGCGGCTTCGATCGCGACGGTCGGTTTCGACGGATTCCACCTCGATCAGTACGGCTACCCTAAGCACGCTCGTCGCGCGGACGGCCTGGTGGTCGACGTCGGCAGCTCGTTCGAGGCGCTGATCGCCGGGGTGCGCGACCGCCTCCCGGAGGCGCACCTTGTCTTCAACAACGTGAACGACTTCCCGACGTGGGTGACCGGCGCAAGCCCGCAAGACGCCGTGTATGTGGAGGTGTGGGACCCGCACGTGACCCTCGGCGCTCTGGCGGCGGTCGCCACACGCGCCCGCGCGGCCGGTGAGGGCAAACCGGTCGCCATCGCCGCCTACCAGCATGTCTACGACTCCGTTCCAGCGGATGCGGCCGACAGGGCGACCGCGTTCACGATGGCGACACTGTTCTCCCATGGGGCCACCCAGCTCCTCGCCGGCGAGGCCGACCGCATCCTGGTGGACCCCTACTATGTCCGCAACCACACGGTGGAGCCCTCGACCGCTGAGCTACTCCGTCGCTGGTACGACTTCATGGTGGAGCACGACGAGCTGCTGTTCGACCCCCGCATCGTCGATGTCACCGGTTCCTACGCGGGGCCGTACAACGACGACATCGACGTCTCGTATGCAGCAACGCCGGTCTCGGGCGAGCCCGTAGCCGGAGCGGTCTGGCGACGTGTCACGAGCACCCCTCGCGGGCTCGTGGTGCAGTTGATCAACCTCGCCGGCCAGCCGGACACCCTCTGGGACGGACCCAAGGAAGCGCCGGTCGCCATCGGCGAGGGTGTCTTGCGCATCCGGAGCGTGGCCGGTTCATCGCCCCGCGTCCGCGTCGCCGACCCGGATCTCTCCCCGCGGCTCGTCGAGGTTCCCGTCGCAGCCGGCACCACCCACGCGACGGTCACCCTGCCGGTCCCCGGCACCTGGCAGCTCGTGCTCATCGATCTCGATCCGAACGGAATGGAATGA